TCTTTTCGGTGCTCTTCCACATGGAGTCGTATATGACGAGCGCCTTGTCCCCGGCCTGGTGCCGGCTCCATTTGTCATACAGGCCGATAATTTTTGCCACCCCCTCCCCGCGCCAGATCAGGCCGTGGTCGGGCGCGATCATATCGATCTCGATGCCCAGTTCCGCGACTTTCGCCAGCAGCTTCTGGATATGCGGCGAAAAGACGGTCAGAATGTTGGCGAAATATTTCTGCGCATCACGCTTGATCTCGAAATCGTTCACCTCGTCGGCGTACTTCTCGGTGGAAGCGATATGCTGGCCGAAGGCGTCGGAAGAGATCAGAAGCTTGTCTTCGCCGATATAGGAAAACATCGAGTCCGGCCAGTGGAGCATCGGCGTCTCAATGAAGGTCACCGTCTTTTTCCCGAGTTTTAAAGTGTCGCCGGTCTTGACGATCTCGAAGGGCAGATCCTCACGATGAAAATGCTCAACTAAAGCCCGGTGGCCGTTCCTTGAACAGAAGATCTTCTCGGGCTTGATCAGGTCGATGATCTCCGGGAACGCTCCCGAGTGATCCATCTCGACATGATTGACGATCAGGTAATCAATCTTTTCGGGATCGACCAGCTGGCGGATCTCGTAGAGCAGATCATTCTTGAAATCACTTTTGACGGTATCGAAGAGAGCGACCTTCTCGTCCTTTATCAGGTAAGCGTTGTAGGTCGTTCCTTTTTCGGTGGAGTAGCCGTGAAAATCCCGGATGTTCCAGTCAACCGCGCCAACCCAGAATACATTGTCCTTGATCTCGATGTGTCCCATTTCTCCCTCCATGATGCTCGCCGGTCCGGCAGGGTAACCGGTTTTCCAGCCTGATTGTCATTAATATCAATTATTACCAATTAACTAAATTCTAAATTAGCAAACCAGGTGATTTTGCGCCAAAGGTATTTTCTTATTGCCACCGGGGAGACTTGCCCGGCGAGGGGATTATCGTAAAGATCCCTGTGGGAACACCCTCTCCTCCGCTGACAACCCCGGCGTCAAAACATGCACACCCTGTATTCCAGAAGCGGGACAGAATCAATGATCCGGGATCCCGCTTCAGCAGGACAGGATTATTTTGCCGGCACCGGCAGCGTGAAAATTCTCTGCCCCATTTCCTGATCGAGGACAAAGAGGGTGTTTGAATCCTTGCCGATCAGCTTGAGTTTGTCGAGCACTGCACCCACCCCCGCCTCTTCTTCAACCTGCTCGGAGACGAACCACTGCAGATAGATGGAGGTGGCATGATCGCGTTCCTCATGGGCCAGATCAACAAGCTTGTTGATCAGCCCGGTCACCTTCTGCTCATGCTTCAGGGTTTCGGCAAACACCTCCTGGACAGACTTCCAGTCGGTCGGCGGCTTGTCGATCGCTTCCAGAATCACCCGGCCGCCCCGCTCATTGACAAAATCAAAGAGCTTGGAACCATGAAACATCTCCTCCTGGACCTGCTGTTTCATCCAGTTCGCAAAACCGGGCAACCCCTTGTTCGCAAACCAGGCCGACATGGAATAATACATGTAGGAAGAGTAAAGTTCGGCATTGATCTGCCCGTTTAAGGCCTTTTCCATTTTCTTGCTTATCATTTCAGCTGCTCCAGTAGGAAGTGAAATATGAACTGCTGTTAACCTCCCAAACCTGTAACAGGTCGCAGGATGCCGAAAATGCACGGCAGAAGTCTGTCAGCTATAGCCCAGCTCTGCTGACAGACTGATAACGAAGCAGGTTCGGTATCATGAGACCTGTTATCCTCAGTTGCTCCAGAGTCCGTGCAAATTGCAGTACGCTCTGGCCTTGGCGGAACCGGCGCCGACCTTGAAGCTTGCTTCCGGTTTATCGCCCGGTTTTAAGTCCTGCCGATACACGGCACTGCCGACAATGAGTTCGATCCATTCGATATAATGCTCGTCGGTCATCGGGTGGGCCACCGAACCGACCTTTACGGTGTAGCCGCCGTCAACCTTTTCCACCACCGGCACATGTTTTTCTTTGGCCGCATCGGTGGTGTTCTCCTTCAACAGAGCCATCGGCTTACCGCAGCAGACCAGCTCCCCCGCTCCCGCATGGAGAACCTCAACAATATTGCCGCACAGTGAACACTTGTACACTCCCATTTTCTCAGCCATGTTTCATTTCCTCTCAGTAATTATTTTTTCTTCTTTCGCTCAACCTTACAAACCAGAAAACTGGCAAATAAGGTGCCGCTACGATTGTCTTTACCAGTTTTCAGCCTTCACCTCGAAATGCGCCTGCGGATGAGCACAGGCGGGGCATGTTCCGGGAGCTTCGTTGCCGGTATGGGTATACCCGCAGTTGTTGCATTTCCAGGTGGTCGCCTTGTCCTTCTTGAAGACTTTACCGTTCTCGATATTGGCGGCGAGAGCCAGGTAGCGCCCTTCATGCATTTTCTCGGCCACCGCAATGGACAGCATCGCCGCCGCTACTTCCGGAAAACCCTCTTCTTTGGCAATGGCCGCAAACTCCGGATACATGGTCGTATACTCATAATTTTCACCACCTGCGGCCTCCCGCAGGTTTTCCACGGTGGTGCCGATTTTTCCTGCCGGATAGGACGCGGTGATCTCCACCTCACCGCCTTCCAGAAATTTGAACAGTCTTTTCGCGTGTTCTTTCTCCTGATTGGCGGTTTCTTCAAAAATATTGCTGATCTGGACAAAGCCTTCTTTCTTTGCCTGGCCGGCAAAATAGGTGTAGCGATTTCTCGCCTGGGACTCACCGGCAAAAGCGGTCAGAATGTTTTTCTCGGTCCGTGTTCCTTTTAACGATGCCATTGACTCCTCCATTATAAGATTTGTTTGAGCAGACGAGCCACCCAACTTAAACTTAATAAATAAATCAAAAATATAACCTGACAGTGGATCATATAATTTTTTCCCGGAAATGGGGAAAAATAAATCCGGCGAAGCCGGATTTATTTCCTTTCAATCCAACCGGAACATCCCTGGACACTTACAGCGCCCAACTGCCAAGAGACTCACACACCCATTCTTTTAGCGGCTGGTTCAGCGCATGGACTCCTACACCGGGTCGATACCCATCCTCCCGGGATGCTTCATGGAAGAGATCCGCCGGCACTTCTACCTTGGCAATATCCTCGGCGCCCTCGACGGTCCTTCTGACCAGGGTCACTACGGTCGGGTTCTCCTCCCAGTCATACAGCACGAAATAGATGGATTCCTGATCCTGGCTGCTGACAAAATCATGCCCCCGGATCCAGCCGGTGCCCCACTCCAGATACATTTCGATCGCTTTTTCCGGAGTCATGCTCCAGTCGATCTCATTGACCAGACTTCTGTTGGCTTTCAATTCCTCTGCGCTCAACATGATCCACCTCCATCATTTCACTTTTTACCTGAAGTCATTTTCAGCTGACAAACCCAAAAATTGCCACTTACAACGGAACTGTTTCCCGGCTCGCCAAAACGCCTGAAGTGATCTAAAGTTCAAAGAGCCCTGTGTGACTGGTGCAACAATCAAAGGGACAAAACTTAAGGCACTCCTAACTTTAGGCACTTCCAACTTCTGTCCATAAGCTCTCAAGCAATCCGGGGTCATTTCATATCCAGCAAACTCCGGGTTCCGAATCCTCCCGGACTACTCATACTTCCAGAAATCCTCCTTGGCCGCGCCGCAGGTCGGGCAGACCCAGTCGTCCGGCAGATCGGCAAACGCGGTTCCGGGCTCGATTCCGTTCTCAATATCGCCTTCCGCCGGGTCATAAATATAGCCGCAGGGGCATTCGTACTTGTCCATTTTTTCTCTCCTTACTTTTGTTTTATGAGTGAATACGCTTTCACAAAAAGACCGTTACTTATGTTTGGCCAGATATTCAGCCACTCCTGCTGCCGTCGGCTTCATCCCCTCTTCACCAGGTTTCCAGTTGGCGGGGCAGACATCACCGTATTTTTCGGTGAACTGCAGGGCATCAAGCAGCCTAATCACTTCATCAACACTTCTGCCGAGGGGCAGATCATTGACCAGCTGGTGGCGGACAACCCCTTCCTTATCAATCAGGAAAAGACCCCGCAGTGCAACTCCACCCGGGAGAAGAACACCATAAGCATCGGATATCGACTTATCCAGATCGGCAACCAGCGGAAAGCTGATGGAACCGATCCCGCCCTGCTCGACCGCAGTATTTTTCCAGGCAAAATGGGTGTACTGGGAGTCAACCGAGACGCCGATCAACTCGGCATTGCGACTCTTGAAGGCCTCCACCTCCCTGTTGAATGCCAGAATCTCGGAAGGGCAGACAAAGGTGAAGTCAAGGGGGTAGAAGAACAGGACCACATATTTCCCCCGGTATGAGGAAAGAGACAGTTCTTCAATTGCGTTATTACCCATCACGGCCTGGGCGGTAAAATCGGGGGCTTCTTTGGTGACTAATACGGACATTTTCTTCTCCTTGATTGTTTGTTTCAGTTTGCGCTTGGCTGGTTTGTGTTACAGGCACCGTTGCATTCATCCCATTTCCCCGACCGGCAGTGCGCCTCTTTTTCGGCCTCCGCTATTTTGCGGAGCTTGTACGCGCAATCCTGAAGAACACCATACAGCAGACGACAGCCGTCATCTTCAGCGGCGTCCTGACCTTGATCGGCGAGAATGATCATTTCCCGAACCAGTTCCAGAACTTTTTTTATACAGAGATTGTTTTGTTTCATGATCTTCTGACAATACAAACCGCGTGCCAACATGAGGCGAGCCACCATTTATTTAATTTTTCTCTAATAATATCAGGATGATAAACGAGATACTGAGCGGAAAGATTTTCAATGCGGAATGCCACAGAACTGTCTCTCCAGCAACGGTTTTGAGACACACGCCGGATCCTGAGGCAGATTCGATAAAAGTTAAGATATTGATATTAATGCCAAAAACAAGAAAATCCCGGGAGTGCTGTCTCAAAAATCAACACAAGAGACAGTTGAGACAGTTTTGAGACAGCAACAGAAACGGGGGGAATGCGGCTGGATTCCTTATTACACAACTTTCCGAGTTTGGCTAATCTCCCGATCATAAAGGGTTTCGGCGATTTGTTAATGCATGTGTTCCACAACTAGCCGGAAACCAGGAGTCAGAAGCCAGGAGAAAAGCGTAAAGCTTAAGTTGAGCAGCTGGCCTGCTCTTACCGATGAGCGAGTATGCAAGACATCGAGACGTACACCTCAAGGGGGTACCGAAGAGAGTCCCCGCAGAGTGAAAAAATCAGTCGTTCTGGCTACTGGCTACTGGCTTCTGAATTCTCATCATGGAATGTCACTACGACTCTGAACCATTTTATAACAGCAAATCAACGCCATAAGACATTTCGGAAAGTTGAGTTATTATGAATATCACTCTCGATCAGCTAAAAACTCTTCGCCAGTTCGACACGATTACTATCATCCTTCGACAGGCTCAGGATGAGCGGAATTACTATTATCCCGAAGATGCTGATGTCCCGATCATCTGATCCTGTTCGCCCGGTGATCCTGACCGCGCATGTGTCGAACAGCCAAAGCCGCCCATCCCGAGTCCTTCGTAGGACCATCCCGAGCCTGCCGAATCCCCCCGCTCATCCTGAGCCTGTCGAAGGACCATCCCAAGCCTGTCGAGTCACCCCGCTCATCCTGAGCTTGGCGAAGGATCATCCTGGGCTTGTCGAAGGATGGCTTCTCTTCTTTACCGCCCCAAGCGGGTTTCAACACCAGATCATTTCTCAAGCTTTTCACCAAGCTTGTCAAAGGAACGGTCCAGGGTATCACCGAACTTATCCAGCCCTTCAACGGTTTTTTCGCCCCCTTTTTTCAGTCCTGCCCCCATTTTTTCAAGGGCGCCGGATGTTTTGTCAGCCCCCTTGACCACCCCCTGCTGGGTTTTTTCAGCAGCTTTGCCGACCCCCCGCTCCATATTCTTCCCGGCCCGGTCCATTTTGCTTCCTGCACCACAGGCCGTAAATGAAACCAGAACCAGAACCGCGGAAAGATACATCATCAGTTGTTTTTTCATGCATCCACCTGTCATCAGTTTTTCATCAGTATATCATCTGATCACATCTCAATTTCAATTCGCTATACTCATTATCCGAGCGCGGAATCGCAGTAGACACCCACTGGAGGGATTGATCTGACCCGGAATCCATGAACCCATCCGGGAACTAGCGCACAACCTCCGGATGAGCATCCAGAAATCGATAGAGGGTCGCCCGGCCGACCCCGAGAATTTTTGCCGCCTGCAGCCGGTTGTTACCGGTTTCCTGCAGCGCGGTTCTTACCCGATCCACAGACAGCCTCGTTCTTCTTTTTTCAGTCAGCCGAATGGCCGGAAGTGTTCCCGCCACGATATTCCGGACATTCTCCGGCAGGTGATGGGGCCGGGCGACCGTGTCGCGGCAGCGAACCATCAGAAAACGGATCACGTTCTGGAGTTCCCTGACGTTCCCCGGCCAGTCATAGCCGAGCATCAGGTCAAGCGTTTCCGGGGCCAGGGAAAAATGCTCACGCCCTTCCTCCCGGTTTCCCTGTTCAATAAAATGGCTGGCCAGCAGCGGGATGTCCGCTCTTCTTTCCCGCAGGGGCGGCAACGAAACCGGGACCACACAGAGCCGATAGAAGAGGTCTTCGCGAAACCTCCCCTCGGCAATCTCCTTTCGCAGCTCTTTATGGGTCGCCGAAACAACCCTGACATCCACCTTGACAAGCTCTTCCCCGCCCACCCGATGGAAGGTTCCGTCCTGCAGGACCCGCAGGAGCTTCACCTGCATGGCGAGGGAAATATCTCCGATCTCATCGAGGAAAATGGTCCCGCCGTCCGCCAGTTCGAAGCGCCCTTTTTTGTCCCGGATCGCCCCGGTGAAGGCCCCCCGGACATGACCGAACAGCTCACTTTCCAGAAGATTTTCCGGCAAGGCGCCGCAGTTGATCGGCACGAAAAGTTTGCGCCCCCGGCTCCCCTCATTATGAATGGCCGCCGCCACCAGCTCCTTGCCGGTGCCGGATTCACCATTGATCAGGACCGGCACCGTGCTGTCGGCAAGCTCCCGGATCGTCTGATACACTTCCTGCATCCTTGAGTCGCGGCCGATAATTCCTGAAAACCTCTCGATTTCGCCCAGCCGGCTGGCCATTGCCATCTCCCGCGACCGGTCCCGGAAAGAGGCGACCACCCCCTGGACCGCACCGAGTCGGTCGGTGACCGGGGTGACGCTCATCTCAAGATGCCGCAGCTCTCCGGAACCGCTGGTAAATTGCAGATGATATGGTGTTGCCGGAAGAACAGGAGGGCGGTCCGCGTTGCAGAAGGAACAATTCCCGCCGCAGAAACTGCCGGGGAAAACCTGATGGCAATCCCGGCCCAGAACCTCGTGCCGCGAATAGCCGGTGATCCGCTCCGCGGCCTTGTTGAAAAAGAAGATCCGCCGATCATTGTCGTGGGCGATGATCCCTTCCTGGAGGTTATCGAGCACCAGTTCGGAATTCCGCCGCGCCCCGATCAGGGTCTCCAGATAGACGTCATGCAAACTCCCGATCCGCTCCCGAATTTCCCGGATCATGGCCTCGTGACTTACGCTTTTGCTCCCCTCCCAGCGCAGAACCGGCGGCAGGCCGGGCAATGGGGGAAATTGCGCGCCTTCGGCCTCGCCGATGAAAACCGCCAGATCAAAACCGAAGAGATCAATATGTTCCGTGGTGATCATCTTTCCGGACCAATTGAGACCTTTTTTCCCGGGAACCTTCTTCTGCTTTCCTTCCGGTACCGCAACTACCGTTTCAATGGTCTCTGACGCCATACTGGACGCGGCGGCAATCGCCTGCTCAGGAAACTTTTCCGAGATGAAGATCACCCGGCAGCCGATCTTTTTATTGTTCTTGCCCATGATGCTATATAAGCCGGAAGTGTCTCACAAGTCAACAGAACGAGACAGTCCGTCGCTGAAATTGAAGCTCCCCGCGGCAGATCAGCACGAGACTTCGAGCCACGGGGAATCTCCGGATGGAAGGTTGCTTGTTGCATCAGATTCGCTCACTCACCCCGCAGCAGATAGCGCAGACTTCGAGCTGCGGGGAATGCGTTTCGCTGTGCATGTTCAGGAATCATTGTTATGGCGGAACGACCGGATATGTTATAAAAAGCCGTGCTCGACGACAACAGGTTGCAGGAAATGCTGAAACATGGCATAAGCTTCGCGAAATCACTACCGAAAAAATGATTGTGGGGAAAGCGTCCGGACTATAAACAGGAATTCCCGCTATACTGCGCAATAACCATATCCCTGTTTTTTATAACGCACCTTCCACAACTTTTAACTCTTCACTTTTAACTTTTAACTATTAAAAAGCCATGACCTTCTCCTGCAAAAATCACGATTTTGAGACCGATATCTGCAAAAAACTGAAGTCCCGCTGCATCATGGGCCGCCCCGGCTGCGTGCTGGAAGGGAAGGTGTCGGTGAGCGAAGAGACCCTGAAGATGCTCCTTGAGCTGGAAGAAAATAAAAAATCCCGACAGGGAAATTGCCGAAACCGCAAAAAGGACCAAGAAGGGTGAACCGCAACATTTTTTTACTCAGCATCTGCCAGGCATTGGGCATGGCCGCTGCCCCGATGATCGTGCTGGTCGGCGGAATTATCGGTTCCGATCTTGCCCCGAGCGCCTCCCTAAGCACCCTGCCGCTCGCGATCATGGTTGTCGGCGGTGCTCTTTTCAGCCTGCCCGCCGCCCTCTTAATGGGGAAGGTGGGACGCCGCTACGGTTTCATGACCGGTTCCGCCCTTGCCCTCGCCGCCTCGCTGCTCGCCATCCAGGCCATCATCACCATGAACTTTTATCTGTTCTGTCTGGCCACCCTCGGCATCGGCGGCAACATGGCCTTTATCCAGCAGTACCGGTTTGCCGCCGCCGAGAGCGTCACCCCGGAGCGGGTGGGCCGGGCCATCTCCATGGTTCTGGTGGGCGGGATCATGGCGGCACTGATCGGCCCGGAACTTGCCAAACACTCCAGGGACTGGCTTCCCCTCGGTCCATACAGCGGCTCCTTTGCCTCGCTTGCGGCAATTTACGTGATCAACATTGTCCTGCTCTCTTTTCTTTCCGTGACCATGAAAGAAAACGCTGTCGTCACCGGCATAAAACGGCCGTTTGCGCAAATGGCTTTCCAGCCCCTCTTCCTGACTGCCGTCCTTGCCGGCCTGGTCGCTTACTCGGTCATGACCTTCATCATGACCGCCACTCCGATCAGTATGCATATCATCGACGGCTTTTCCCTGGACGATACCGCCTGGGTTGTTGAATGCCATGTGATGGCCATGTTCATCCCGTCGCTGTTCAGCGGATTTCTGATTGATCGCTTCGGCATCGGTAAGATCATGATCACCGGTATTCTGCTGATGACCCTCTGCGTGCTGGTCGCTCTCTACAATCAGCATCTGATCCACTACTGGGGCGGGTTGGTGCTGCTCGGCATCGGCTGGAATTTTCTTTTTGTCGGCGGCACCGCGCTTCTCACCAGATCATACCTGCCCAATGAACGGTTCCGGGCCCAGGCGGTAAATGACTTCACCGTTTACTCTTTCCAGGCGGCGGCCTCCCTTTCAGCCGGGGCGGTGATCTATCTCGTCGGCTGGAAAACACTCAATCTGATCTCCCTGCCGCTGCTGATGCTTATGCTGATTATTGTCTTCAGAGCAAACCCTTCACAACCCATCACCGAAAAGTAAACCACGAGCCCGCCCTATGACTGCAAAGAAAATAATAGTGATCGGCGGCGGGCCTTCCGGGTTGATGGCGGCCGGGCAGGCCGCCCTGGCCGGGGCGGAAGTGCTGCTGCTGGAGAAAATGAAGCGCCCCGGCCGCAAGCTCTGTATCTCCGGCAAGGGCCGCTGCAACATCACCAATATCGCCGACAAAGTTGATTTCATGGCCCATTTCGGCCGAAGCGGCCGCTTTCTGCACCAGGCCTTCGCCCGCTTTTTCAACACCGAGCTGCTGGATTTTCTCCACCGCCTCGGCCTTGAAACGGTTGCCGAACGGGGCGGCCGGGTCTTTCCCAAAAGCGGCAAGGCCCATGAAGTGTTGGACGCGCTGCTCGCCTGGGTGGAAAGCTGCGGTGTCAAAATCAGCAGCTCCTCTCCGGTCGATGATCTGCTGATCGAAGACGGGAAAATTGTCGGCGTCAGGTGCGGCAGCAAAACAATTTCCTGCCGGGCGGTGATTCTCGCCACCGGCGGCGCATCCTACCCGGCGACCGGCTCCACCGGTGACGGCTACCGGATGGCCGAAAAAGCGGGGCACACCATCAAAGAGATCAGACCGGCCCTGATCCCCCTTGAAACCGCGGGCAGTCTCGCCAACCGCCTTGCCGGTCTCGACCTGCGGAATATCAGGGTCCGGACCATTATCGACGGCAAACGGAAAAAAGAGCTGTTCGGCGAAATGTCCTTCACCCGGACCGGGGTGTCCGGCCCGGTGATCCTGACTTTAAGCGGAGAGATTGTCGATCATCTGCAACGGGGCGCAAAAATTGAACTGGCAATCGACCTGAAACCGGCCCTTGACGAACAGAAACTCGATGCACGCCTGCAGCGGGATATCGCAAGTCGCGGCAAGGAATCCGTCGAAAGTATGTTGCGGGGGCTTTTACCGAAAGAAATGATCCCGGTTTGCCTTGAACAGACCGAAATAGCCGGTGACAAGCAGGTCCACACCATCAGCGCTCAGGAGAGAAAGACCATCCGAAACTGGCTGAAGGAGCTCCGCCTTGAAGTAACCGGCCACCGGCCAATAAAGGAAGCCATCGTCACCGCCGGTGGCGTTAATACCAAAGAGATCGACCCCAACACCATGGAATCAAAACTGGTTCGAGGACTCTATATTACCGGAGAACTGCTGGACATCCAGGGCGATACCGGCGGCTACAATCTGCAGGCGGCCTTCTCCACCGGCTGGCTCGCCGGACGCGCCGCCGCCGCAAAACAGGACCCTGTTTTGCGGCAATGAAAAATGAAGAATGAAAAATGAAAAATGAAATGTATGAACCCACATTCGATCTGACAATTCTCACCTCCTGATTTTAATCAAATCTGACAAACCCAAAGTAGAGATATTCTGTTGATCCCTTGCCAGATCCTTAACCCATCATGTCATTCAAAAAGTTATGATGTTCAGTAATTATCAAAACTTTGGTGCAATTTATTCCCTCTGTCGACAATGTGTATTCCTGACAATCAATACATTTTGGAACTGTACGTAACAAAATTAAGATGTGACTGATCTTTGGAAATCATTCATTATCTGTCTGTTTTTTCTTACAAAAAGAGAAAAGGAGGCAGATATGGATTCACCGCAGTATTCAATCCGATACACATTTTCCTATTCTGGAAGGCACGAATTTCCGATTTCGTTCAATAGTCATGATTTCTGTGGAAATTATGGACTTCCCCAACCGGAACTGCCTCCAACACCGATCACTCACTATCGCCAAGAAAAGACGATCGTTTACGATCACCTTCTCAATAAACTGGGAGAAAGCAATTTCCCTGGGAAAGAGTATGTAATCAGCTATCTGAAGGATAAGTATCGCCGGAATTTGAGTCCCCGTACTCTTTTGGCAAGTGTATACTCGGTCAGGTTGTTCTTGCTGTTTCTGGAAAAGAATGGCCGCCGTGACATATTGGATCTTTCTCGCCGGGACATAGAAGCATATGTCGAGCATGAGCAAGACCGTGGTTTAAAGGTGCTATCAATCAAGACCAGGCTTGTCTCGTTGTATGCGTTTCTCAACTTCCTGGTTAAATCGCATGTCTTGCCCCCAATGATTTTGGAGCGGAAAATAAGGATCAAAACACCTTCGTCTTTGCCCAGAGCAATTGCCTTCGATGATCTAACAAAATTTCTTTCGGGCATATCCGAGATCCGCGACCGTGCGCTGATAATGCTTTTGTTGCGGACTGGCATGCGAATCGGGGAGCTGCTTGCCCTCCAGGTCACCGATATCAACCTCGACGAACAGAAAATCTGCATTTACATCGGGGAGAAAAATGCCCAAGGCAGAGTGGTGTATTTCTGCGATGATGCAAAGGAAGCATTGCTCGCCTGGCTGCGAATCCGTAATCCGGAAGCAGAGCCTCTTTTTTATGGTCGTAACAGTCAACCGCTCTCTTACGCCGGCGCTCGCAAGTTGTTTCTGAAACATCTGAAAAAAGCAGGGCTGGCCGCGAAAGGCTACTCGATACATCAATTGCGGCACACATTTGCCACCGAACTTTTGAACGTCGGGATGAGGCTTGAGGTGCTGCAGCAACTGCTGGGGCATTCAACCATTGAGATGACGCGTCACTATGCGAGGTTGACGGATAAAACACGGGAGGAAGAATATTTTCGAGCTATCAATCGCATTGAAAGGGAGGGATCGCATGGACTTTACTGACAGCATTATCCAGTATCGGCGATATTTGAAGCGGCGGAATCTCTCTCAATGCACAATCAGGAACTACCTGAACAGCCTGAAACATTTTTTAACCTGGCTCGAAGTTCCAGTTGAACTGGTCACTCATCGAGAGATAAGTTGCTATATCGAACGATTGCAGCGCCAAGGGAAACACCCAAAGACCATTAATTGCCAGTTGAACGGCATCCGAAGTTATTACAATTTCTTGCGTTATGAAGAGGGGGCATCCTTACAAAACCCCGTCAGGACAGGTAGCGCACTGCGGCTTCCCAAACCTCTTCCCCGGTATCTTCAAGACAACGAAGTTGATAAATTGTTTGCTGCACTGAAAACACGCCGTGACAGGGCAATGTTCTTGCTCATGTTGCGTTGTGGGTTGCGGGTGGGAGAGGTCGCGGCGCTTTGCATTGACGCAATAGACCAGAAGAGGCAGCGATTACTTGTAAAAAACGGCAAGGGGAGTAAAGATCGGACTGTTTATCTAAGCAGGGATTCGCTTTGTGCCCTAAACGATTACTTGAAAATCCGCCCAGCTTCTAATTCTTCAGGAGTGTTCCTGGTAGAGAAAGGGAAGCATCGGGGTTCCCCTATATCTGTTCGGGGTATCCAAAAACGTATTGAGTATTATACGAAGAAAGCCGGGGTGAAGGCTTCATGCCATCATCTGCGGCATACCATGGCGACCCAGTTGCTC
The window above is part of the Pseudomonadota bacterium genome. Proteins encoded here:
- a CDS encoding tyrosine-type recombinase/integrase — encoded protein: MDFTDSIIQYRRYLKRRNLSQCTIRNYLNSLKHFLTWLEVPVELVTHREISCYIERLQRQGKHPKTINCQLNGIRSYYNFLRYEEGASLQNPVRTGSALRLPKPLPRYLQDNEVDKLFAALKTRRDRAMFLLMLRCGLRVGEVAALCIDAIDQKRQRLLVKNGKGSKDRTVYLSRDSLCALNDYLKIRPASNSSGVFLVEKGKHRGSPISVRGIQKRIEYYTKKAGVKASCHHLRHTMATQLLNVDADLATIQDLLGHSRITTTQRYCKVSNVKVARDYNKAMELIMEKSIFLGRSDRH
- a CDS encoding tyrosine-type recombinase/integrase, with the translated sequence MDSPQYSIRYTFSYSGRHEFPISFNSHDFCGNYGLPQPELPPTPITHYRQEKTIVYDHLLNKLGESNFPGKEYVISYLKDKYRRNLSPRTLLASVYSVRLFLLFLEKNGRRDILDLSRRDIEAYVEHEQDRGLKVLSIKTRLVSLYAFLNFLVKSHVLPPMILERKIRIKTPSSLPRAIAFDDLTKFLSGISEIRDRALIMLLLRTGMRIGELLALQVTDINLDEQKICIYIGEKNAQGRVVYFCDDAKEALLAWLRIRNPEAEPLFYGRNSQPLSYAGARKLFLKHLKKAGLAAKGYSIHQLRHTFATELLNVGMRLEVLQQLLGHSTIEMTRHYARLTDKTREEEYFRAINRIEREGSHGLY